The genomic window TTAATTTGACATTTCTGATATATCCGGTTTATCCTTTTTATCTGTGACTCCATAAATCTTAATTTTCGAAAATAAAAACCTTGTCACCGCCTGGTTACTCTCAGTACTCACAGTCATAAGATTCGCGTCGCGGATTCCAAGAACCCAAGTGAATCGCGGCTCGTCAAGTCCGGCGGTGCCGTCCAGAGAGCTAGAGCCTAGAGCACAGCCAGCCCCGCCATGGCGGCCGCGGCGCGCGCGATCATCTGCGAGCTAGCGCCGCAGAAGGTGTCGtcgacaacggcggcggcggcggcgtcggggccTGCGGCGCCGAAGAAGCGCGACGCCGGGACGAAGGTGGTGCTCCAGCCCCGGCTCTGCACGCTGCGGTCGTACGGCGCCGGCAGCGGCGTGGTGACGCGGAGGATTCTGGTAAGGGAGGAGGACGGGAGCCGGGCCGCCGACTCGGGCGGCGGCTCCGGATCCGTGGCGTCACCGTTCTTCGCCTCGCTCAACGACTACATCGAGAGCTCCCGCAAGAGTCAGGACTTCGAGACCATCTCCGGCCGCCTCGCCATGGTGAGTGACTGATGAGGCCCctcttcccctctgctctgctctgctcctccCCGTACACAGTACACGTGTAACACGTCGGATCCATGGTTTAATTAAAACCTCGCGTTGCTGGAGCTGCTACGTACGTACATGCAGTTGGCgttcgcggcggcggtggccgtggAGACGACGACGGGCAGCTCCCTGTTCAAGAAGCTGGACACGATGGAGATCGAGGAGGCGGCGGGGGTGTGCGTGGCGGTGGTCGCCTGCGCCGCGGCGTTCGCGTGGGCGTCCAGCACGCGCAACAGGATCGGCCAGATGTTCACGCTGGGGTGCAACGCCTTCGTCGACTCCCTCATCGACAACATCGTCGAGGCGCTCTTCTCCGAGGGCGAGCTGCAGGACTGGTCCGACGACATATAAACATGCACATATGTACACGCATAGAGATTAGCAGATAATAGACAGTACGTATATACATAGAGTGAAGTATTTGTAGTAAGAAGATGGAGCTGTTGAGTAAGATCCACGCATTTCGCAAGCTTCGTCATCGCTGCACAACGGCAAGGATGTTGTTCTGAATCTTTCAGAGATGGGATCCTGCTCCTGCAAGGGTGCTCTGTGATCAGAGCTCTGCATTATGCGTAGGAACACAGGCAGGATCTCTCGCAGTAGTCAGGGGGTTCTTCATGGTTGCGAAACTTGTAGATCTCTTGGCAGAAATAGTGTCCTGGGGAGGATTGGCCCCTTGAATTAACTGTACCTACTACTAGTACTAGACATACCGAGTGTAATTAGAGAATGAAGCATGTAATCAAAGCCATGTACTATGCATACCGAGTGTAGTTAGGAGTCAATCCTGGAGCATTGACTCTTGACATTATGCCACAAGGAGTGGGGACGAAACATATACACCGTGCTTCTTTAGGTGTCCCTTGCTCCATTCTGTTGACAGTATTCATGTGTCTGAAGAAATACTTTATGACTGACAGACTGAGTCGGTGTGGATAAACATTCTAGAGAAAACTGCAGGATATTTCCTTATACATAACACACGCAAAGTAACACTTTGTAAATATTAAGTTTAGCATCTTGCAGTTTGCACTTTCAACCTTTTGTGATTTAGAACCTGCGGACTATACGAAAACAAAGACAACAAAGTTAGATCCCTCATTCAGTACTCATCAGTTACAACTTGAAGCGAGGTGGGTGGTCTGGTCCTCATCATACAACTAGGACTATTCACGGACCTCAAAGACCAGTACTCTATCCATTGTATTCAAGGCGCACACTCAATCTTAAATTCAAATTTGTTAATCTTTAACTATCACTTATTCAAAAAATCTGTAGATTCCACCTTACAAATTCAGTATTATTAGATTCATATTTGAAAACACTTTATATTCTATATATGTCCAATTCATAGTATGAATATTACAGCATACAAGCTCAGATATTAATGGTCAAACTGTGATGTTGGAGAGGGCAATCGCGCCTTATACGAAAACAAAAGATGGGAGTAATATTTGTGCCACACGTGTATGATAGTAAATGGCAGCAGATTAGGCCATTGTTTTTTGTCATTATGTAAATTTCCTTCGCTTTCAAGTACTTGACTTCCCTGTGATCTGAGTTTCTGATGTCTACAGAAGTACAGATATCGACGATGATGACTAGGATTTCTCCTTCCTACGCTTGgatcctctcctccacctcattgCTCAACGAAGCAACAGCAGTAGTAGTCAGAAGCGGTGAAACAATATCAAGTCCAGTGATGCTAGTACACTCATGTTACATCGTGATCAGGAGGCATTCTCTATTGCTTCAATGCACCCCAACACGCTTGCCTTTTGGGACATCCCTGACATAAGCGCTTCATGGGCTGCCTTATTGTTCTTGAGAAGTGATGCAGCAAACAGGACCTGACATGCAAAAGAAGGGGATCAATCGACATTTAGGTTATGACATGGTTATGCTTCTATTAGGTCAAGAGAGATGGAGGGATAACTCACTGCTCATCTGGTAAGGTTTTGTTGCTGATCTTTGCTTAGTTGCGGCTTAGTTCTGTTTATGAACCTCTAAAATCAAACAAACGAGAAATTCTTCAGATGCAGTTTTCTGAAGATATAGCGAATATGTGACAATATAGAATTGTTGAAGATATGATTAGCTCTTAAAGCACCTGAAGGGTGAAAAGATCTGCTGATTGACCTACAACTTTGTCATATTGTAGACCTTCGGCAGCCAGTCCTGCCATTGAAACTACAGCTAACCTGAGAAAAAACTTGTGGGTGTCAGTAGCTTGCATATTTGTTTGATCCTGTGACATTATTGCAGGTCTGAAGTATGGACAGGTTAAAAAAAGGGCTACCTGTCTAGTTCCTTTCCATCAAGCTGCCCACTGTATATTAGCTTTTGTAACTACTCATCTATCAAATTGACATGCTCGTTTCCGATGTTCAAAGAATATCCAAGGATAGGGAGGCCAATCAAATAGGCGACTGGATTTTCAATAAAACTTCCATCCAGTAAATTCCTACTGCAGATATAATCTTGCTAGGAAAACAGAATCACATACCTAGGAAGTGAGCAGCTTCATGCCTAGCAATTCTCTCCTGGTAGTCAGGAAAGACTGTAGAA from Miscanthus floridulus cultivar M001 chromosome 11, ASM1932011v1, whole genome shotgun sequence includes these protein-coding regions:
- the LOC136493810 gene encoding stress enhanced protein 2, chloroplastic-like isoform X1 yields the protein MAAAARAIICELAPQKVSSTTAAAAASGPAAPKKRDAGTKVVLQPRLCTLRSYGAGSGVVTRRILVREEDGSRAADSGGGSGSVASPFFASLNDYIESSRKSQDFETISGRLAMLLRTYMQLAFAAAVAVETTTGSSLFKKLDTMEIEEAAGVCVAVVACAAAFAWASSTRNRIGQMFTLGCNAFVDSLIDNIVEALFSEGELQDWSDDI
- the LOC136493810 gene encoding stress enhanced protein 2, chloroplastic-like isoform X2, translating into MAAAARAIICELAPQKVSSTTAAAAASGPAAPKKRDAGTKVVLQPRLCTLRSYGAGSGVVTRRILVREEDGSRAADSGGGSGSVASPFFASLNDYIESSRKSQDFETISGRLAMLAFAAAVAVETTTGSSLFKKLDTMEIEEAAGVCVAVVACAAAFAWASSTRNRIGQMFTLGCNAFVDSLIDNIVEALFSEGELQDWSDDI